Proteins from a single region of Bogoriella caseilytica:
- a CDS encoding rhamnulokinase: protein MTVNRTYLSVDLGASSGRVVAGHLDDGRMVTEVIHRFDNVPVAVREGGREVLHWNVLRLYEGILTGVRLAARRRNVVSLGIDTWAVDYGLLDADGALLGNPVHYRDSRTDGVAAEVFTHLPAEMLYERTGLQYQPFNTIFQLAAAAGSAQLATARRLLLLPDLLGYWLTGVAVAEATNASTTGLLDVAARGWSAEILLALRGALGMDLGPLLPPVVEPGTQIGTVDVAGLPEVPLVAVGSHDTASAVVGVPGDGDFAYISCGTWSLVGIELAEPVLSEASRDGNFTNELGVDGSVRYLRNVMGLWLLQECVREWAEAGEEIDLAELLAQSEEVTALRCVVDVDDSAFLAPGGMPERLAQAAAEAGEPVPRTRAEMVRAILDSLALAYRRALRAASDLAEREISVIHLVGGGSRNELLCRLTAEATGLPVIAGPVESTALGNLLVQARSLGDLGEGVDLTGLHRLALASAHQELTRYEPRGGRADWDAAEARLR, encoded by the coding sequence GTGACCGTGAACCGGACCTACCTCTCTGTGGATCTCGGCGCCTCCAGCGGGCGGGTGGTGGCCGGGCACCTCGACGACGGCCGCATGGTCACCGAGGTGATCCACCGCTTCGACAATGTGCCCGTTGCTGTTCGTGAGGGTGGGCGCGAGGTCCTCCACTGGAACGTCCTGCGCCTGTACGAGGGAATCCTGACCGGCGTGCGGCTCGCGGCACGTAGGCGGAATGTGGTCAGCCTCGGCATCGATACCTGGGCCGTGGACTACGGCCTGCTCGACGCCGACGGCGCTCTGCTGGGCAACCCGGTTCACTACCGCGACAGCCGCACCGACGGCGTCGCCGCAGAGGTCTTCACCCACCTGCCTGCGGAGATGCTCTACGAACGCACCGGGTTGCAGTATCAGCCCTTCAACACCATCTTCCAGCTCGCGGCAGCAGCCGGTTCCGCGCAGCTGGCAACAGCCCGCCGCCTCCTGCTCCTGCCCGACCTACTCGGATACTGGCTCACCGGCGTCGCGGTCGCCGAAGCCACCAATGCCTCGACCACGGGGCTCCTCGATGTCGCCGCGCGAGGCTGGTCCGCCGAGATCCTGCTGGCGCTCCGCGGCGCCCTGGGCATGGACCTCGGCCCGCTGCTCCCCCCGGTGGTCGAGCCGGGCACGCAGATCGGAACCGTGGATGTCGCTGGGCTGCCGGAGGTGCCGCTGGTGGCGGTCGGCTCACACGACACCGCCTCTGCCGTGGTCGGGGTGCCGGGCGACGGGGACTTCGCCTACATCTCGTGCGGCACGTGGTCCCTCGTGGGTATCGAGTTGGCGGAGCCCGTGCTGAGCGAGGCAAGCCGGGACGGGAACTTCACCAATGAGCTCGGCGTGGACGGCTCCGTGCGGTACTTGCGCAACGTCATGGGGTTGTGGCTACTGCAGGAGTGTGTGCGGGAATGGGCCGAGGCAGGGGAGGAGATCGACCTCGCCGAACTCCTGGCCCAGTCCGAGGAGGTGACGGCGCTGCGCTGCGTCGTCGACGTCGACGACTCCGCCTTCCTCGCGCCCGGCGGCATGCCGGAGCGGCTGGCGCAGGCGGCCGCCGAGGCCGGCGAGCCCGTACCGCGCACCCGGGCGGAGATGGTGCGCGCCATCCTTGACTCCCTGGCGCTGGCCTACCGTCGTGCCCTGCGCGCCGCCAGCGACCTCGCCGAACGGGAGATCTCCGTGATCCACCTCGTCGGTGGCGGCTCGCGGAACGAACTGCTGTGCCGGCTCACCGCCGAGGCCACGGGTCTGCCGGTGATTGCCGGGCCAGTGGAATCGACCGCCCTGGGCAACCTGCTGGTGCAGGCACGATCGCTGGGCGACCTCGGGGAGGGCGTGGATCTCACTGGGCTGCACCGCCTGGCGCTCGCCTCCGCTCACCAGGAGCTCACGCGCTATGAACCACGGGGCGGCCGGGCCGACTGGGACGCGGCTGAGGCGCGCCTGCGCTGA
- a CDS encoding sulfurtransferase: protein MSLLIQPADLAQLLHGERPPAVLDVRWQLGRSDGHEQYLAAHIPGAVYVDLDSELAGHGHATGGRHPLPTAAELQRAARRWGLRTGQPVVVHDAAGNGAAARAWWLLRWAGITDVRLLDGGLHAWQTAGLDVASGEELPPPGDVVVDVERGPDGERGHLPTLSMADVAAAAREGVLLDARAGERYRGETEPIDPRAGHIPGAISAPTTENLDEAGRFLSADTLRQRFAALGVEGHAVAVYCGSGVTAAHQIAAMAAAGYDPARIALYPGSWSQWSNHPELPAATGPEPG from the coding sequence ATGAGCCTCCTCATCCAGCCTGCCGATCTCGCTCAGCTCCTCCACGGTGAGCGGCCCCCGGCGGTCCTCGACGTTCGCTGGCAGCTCGGCCGCAGCGACGGGCATGAGCAGTACCTCGCGGCGCACATCCCCGGCGCCGTCTACGTGGACCTGGACAGCGAACTGGCCGGTCACGGCCACGCGACCGGCGGTCGGCACCCCTTGCCGACCGCCGCGGAACTGCAGCGCGCCGCACGGCGCTGGGGACTGCGCACCGGCCAACCGGTGGTGGTGCACGACGCCGCGGGCAACGGGGCCGCGGCGCGTGCGTGGTGGCTGCTGCGCTGGGCCGGGATCACGGACGTGCGGCTGCTCGACGGCGGCCTGCACGCCTGGCAGACGGCGGGACTGGATGTGGCCAGCGGCGAGGAGCTGCCGCCGCCCGGTGATGTGGTGGTTGATGTCGAGCGAGGCCCCGACGGTGAGCGCGGCCACCTGCCCACGCTGAGCATGGCGGACGTCGCTGCCGCGGCGCGCGAGGGTGTGCTCCTCGATGCGCGCGCCGGCGAGCGCTACCGCGGCGAGACCGAGCCGATCGATCCGCGCGCCGGGCATATCCCTGGCGCGATCAGTGCCCCCACCACGGAGAACCTCGACGAGGCGGGACGTTTCCTGTCCGCCGACACGCTGCGGCAGCGCTTCGCCGCTCTCGGCGTCGAGGGCCACGCGGTCGCGGTCTACTGCGGCTCCGGAGTGACCGCCGCCCATCAGATCGCCGCCATGGCGGCCGCAGGCTACGACCCGGCCCGGATCGCGCTCTATCCCGGCTCGTGGTCGCAGTGGTCGAACCACCCGGAGCTGCCCGCCGCCACCGGGCCGGAGCCGGGCTGA
- a CDS encoding bifunctional aldolase/short-chain dehydrogenase, giving the protein MSHPAAELIARSNRLGSDARNTNYAGGNTSAAGTETDPVTGQDVELLWVKGSGGDLGTLRQEGLAVLRLDRMRALVDVYPGVEREDEMVEAFDYCLHGKGGAAPSIDTAMHGLVDAAHVDHLHPDSGIALATAADGAALTRECFGDRVVWVPWRRPGFQLGLDIAEIKQQNPQAIGCVLGGHGITAWGATSAECEENSLMIIRTAEQFIAARTAELEAQGTHPFGPIRDEYAALPEAERRAKAAALAPVIRGLASTDAPQLGHFTDSEVVLDFLAREKLAPLAELGTSCPDHFLRTKVKPLVVDLPADAPVEEVVARLTELHQAYREDYAAYYERHATPDSPALRGADPAIVLVPGVGMFSFGRTKQTARVAGEFYINAINVMRGAEAISTYTPIEESEKFRIEYWALEEAKLQRMPRPKPLATRVALVTGGASGIGKATAERLAAEGACVVVADLDLGKAQAVAEELGGADVAIGVQTDVTSEAQVQEAIAAAALAFGGVDLVVNNAGLSLSKSLLETTVKDWDLQHEVMARGSFLVAREAARVMIAQGLGGDIIYISSKNSVFAGPNNIAYSATKADQAHQVRLLAAELGEHGIRVNGINPDGVVRGSGIFAGGWGAQRAKVYGVDESELGQYYAGRTLLKKEVLPEHVAAAVFALTGPDLVQTTGLHVPVDSGVAAAFLR; this is encoded by the coding sequence ATGTCGCACCCCGCCGCTGAGCTCATTGCCCGGTCCAATCGCCTCGGTTCCGATGCGCGGAACACCAACTACGCCGGCGGCAACACCTCCGCGGCCGGCACCGAGACCGATCCGGTCACCGGTCAGGACGTGGAGTTGCTCTGGGTCAAGGGGTCCGGGGGCGATCTCGGCACTTTGCGCCAGGAAGGACTTGCCGTCCTGAGGCTGGACCGCATGCGCGCCCTGGTCGATGTCTACCCCGGGGTGGAGCGCGAGGACGAGATGGTCGAGGCCTTCGACTACTGCCTGCACGGCAAGGGCGGTGCCGCTCCCAGTATCGACACCGCCATGCACGGACTGGTCGACGCCGCGCATGTCGACCACCTGCATCCGGACTCGGGCATCGCCCTCGCCACCGCGGCCGACGGTGCGGCGCTGACTCGCGAGTGCTTCGGTGACCGCGTGGTCTGGGTGCCCTGGCGGCGCCCCGGCTTCCAGCTCGGCCTCGACATCGCGGAGATCAAACAGCAGAACCCTCAGGCGATCGGCTGCGTGCTCGGCGGCCACGGCATCACCGCGTGGGGCGCCACCTCAGCGGAATGCGAGGAGAACTCGCTGATGATCATCCGCACCGCGGAGCAGTTCATCGCCGCCAGAACCGCCGAACTCGAGGCCCAGGGCACCCACCCCTTCGGGCCGATCCGCGACGAGTATGCAGCGTTGCCGGAGGCCGAACGGCGCGCCAAGGCCGCTGCGCTTGCTCCGGTCATCCGGGGGCTGGCCTCCACCGACGCGCCGCAGCTCGGGCACTTCACCGACTCCGAGGTGGTGCTGGACTTCCTCGCCCGAGAGAAGCTCGCCCCACTGGCTGAGCTCGGCACCTCCTGCCCGGATCACTTCCTGCGCACCAAGGTGAAGCCTTTGGTGGTGGACCTACCCGCGGACGCTCCGGTGGAGGAGGTGGTCGCCCGGCTGACCGAGCTGCACCAGGCCTACCGGGAGGACTACGCGGCCTACTACGAGCGCCACGCCACGCCCGACTCGCCCGCCCTGCGTGGCGCCGACCCCGCCATCGTGCTCGTGCCGGGCGTCGGCATGTTCTCCTTCGGGCGCACCAAGCAGACCGCGCGCGTGGCCGGAGAGTTCTACATCAACGCCATCAACGTCATGCGCGGCGCGGAGGCGATCTCCACCTACACCCCCATCGAGGAATCCGAGAAATTCCGTATCGAGTACTGGGCTTTGGAAGAGGCCAAGCTCCAACGGATGCCTCGACCGAAGCCGTTGGCCACCCGGGTGGCGCTGGTGACCGGAGGTGCCTCGGGGATCGGCAAGGCTACGGCGGAGCGTCTCGCCGCGGAAGGTGCCTGCGTGGTCGTCGCCGACCTCGATCTCGGTAAGGCGCAGGCCGTGGCTGAGGAGCTCGGCGGTGCCGACGTCGCGATCGGCGTCCAGACCGATGTGACCAGTGAAGCGCAGGTCCAGGAGGCCATCGCCGCCGCGGCCCTGGCCTTCGGTGGTGTGGACCTCGTGGTCAACAACGCCGGGCTGTCCCTCTCGAAGTCGCTGCTGGAGACCACCGTCAAGGACTGGGACCTCCAGCACGAAGTCATGGCCCGCGGCTCGTTCCTGGTCGCCCGCGAGGCAGCCCGCGTCATGATCGCCCAGGGCCTGGGCGGCGACATCATCTACATCTCCTCGAAGAACTCCGTCTTCGCCGGCCCGAACAACATCGCTTACTCCGCCACCAAGGCCGACCAGGCCCACCAGGTTCGCCTCCTGGCCGCGGAGCTCGGCGAGCACGGCATCCGCGTCAACGGCATCAACCCCGACGGAGTGGTGCGCGGCTCGGGTATCTTCGCCGGCGGCTGGGGCGCACAGCGCGCGAAGGTCTACGGGGTCGATGAGTCCGAACTCGGTCAGTACTACGCCGGGCGGACCCTGCTGAAGAAGGAAGTCCTGCCCGAGCATGTTGCCGCCGCCGTCTTCGCGCTGACCGGCCCCGACCTGGTGCAGACCACCGGGCTGCACGTGCCGGTGGACTCCGGCGTCGCCGCCGCCTTCCTGCGGTAG
- a CDS encoding MaoC family dehydratase, with the protein MPAPSGYREKHVSELPSLGGLYARAGVRAGVLAVRPPRTGGLPEVALRTEARADAATLTAYQQLVGEPGTDVLPPGYVHTLAFPAAMAIMTRPDFPLPAVGMVHVANRVEQRRRLGWGEELSVLAWAESPREHKRGVTIDLVTEVSVAGDSGQPAWRGVSTYLASSRPAGLEAGPAAERAGFPEPPAAASAIWRLGPQDTARYAEVSGDRNPIHTSRVAARAFGFPRRIAHGMHTAALALAGMPNALRGESLTWSVQFGKPVVLPATVGFRPSPDGSFVAWNRRSGKIHLAGTVTPG; encoded by the coding sequence ATGCCGGCGCCCAGCGGATACCGCGAGAAGCACGTCTCCGAGCTCCCCTCCCTCGGGGGGCTCTATGCCCGGGCCGGAGTGCGCGCAGGTGTGCTCGCCGTGCGCCCGCCGCGAACCGGTGGCCTGCCCGAGGTGGCGCTCCGCACCGAGGCACGCGCCGATGCCGCCACTCTGACGGCCTACCAGCAGCTGGTCGGTGAGCCCGGTACCGATGTGCTGCCACCCGGCTATGTACACACGCTGGCCTTCCCCGCCGCCATGGCGATCATGACCCGCCCGGATTTCCCGCTACCCGCCGTCGGCATGGTGCACGTGGCCAACCGGGTCGAGCAGCGCCGCCGGCTGGGATGGGGTGAGGAGCTCAGTGTGCTGGCCTGGGCGGAGTCACCTCGCGAGCACAAGCGCGGGGTCACCATCGACCTGGTCACCGAGGTCAGCGTCGCCGGTGACAGCGGGCAACCTGCGTGGCGGGGCGTCTCGACCTACCTAGCCTCCTCACGCCCGGCGGGCCTGGAGGCTGGACCGGCCGCGGAGCGGGCGGGCTTCCCCGAACCGCCGGCGGCGGCCTCCGCCATCTGGCGTCTCGGGCCGCAGGACACGGCCCGGTACGCCGAGGTCTCCGGTGACCGCAACCCGATCCACACCTCGCGGGTGGCGGCACGGGCCTTCGGCTTCCCGCGGCGCATCGCGCACGGCATGCACACCGCCGCACTGGCCTTGGCCGGGATGCCGAACGCGCTGCGGGGTGAATCCCTCACCTGGAGCGTGCAGTTCGGCAAGCCGGTCGTTCTGCCGGCCACGGTGGGTTTCCGCCCCTCCCCCGATGGCTCCTTCGTGGCGTGGAATCGGCGCTCCGGGAAGATCCATCTCGCCGGGACGGTCACCCCCGGCTGA
- the purQ gene encoding phosphoribosylformylglycinamidine synthase subunit PurQ gives MSSRIGVVTFPGSLDDRDAQRAVRLAGGEPVALWHADTDLAGVEAVVLPGGFSYGDYLRAGAIASHSPIVREIVTAAGRGLPVLGICNGFQILCEAHLLPGALIRNDHQRFLCRDQQLEVTNAATAWTNQFAPGQQITIPLKNGEGGFVADDATLDRLEGEGQVVFRYLGSNPNGSLRDIAGVTNEAGNVVGLMPHPEHAVQQGYGPDVAGAPRSGTDGLGLFASAIRSLVSA, from the coding sequence GTGAGCAGCCGGATCGGCGTGGTCACTTTCCCCGGTTCGCTGGATGACCGTGACGCCCAGCGCGCGGTGCGTCTGGCCGGTGGCGAACCGGTGGCGCTGTGGCATGCCGACACCGACCTCGCCGGTGTCGAGGCCGTGGTGCTGCCCGGAGGTTTCTCCTACGGCGACTATCTGCGTGCGGGCGCCATCGCCTCGCACTCGCCGATCGTGCGCGAGATCGTCACGGCCGCCGGCCGGGGCCTGCCGGTCCTCGGCATCTGCAATGGCTTCCAGATTCTCTGCGAAGCACACCTGCTGCCGGGGGCGCTCATCCGGAACGACCACCAGCGCTTCCTCTGCCGCGACCAGCAGCTCGAGGTCACCAACGCCGCCACGGCCTGGACCAATCAGTTCGCGCCGGGCCAGCAGATCACCATCCCGCTGAAGAACGGTGAGGGCGGATTCGTGGCCGATGACGCCACGCTGGATCGCCTCGAAGGTGAGGGCCAGGTGGTCTTCCGCTACCTGGGCTCCAACCCCAATGGTTCGCTTCGTGACATCGCCGGCGTCACGAACGAAGCTGGGAACGTCGTCGGGCTGATGCCGCACCCGGAGCACGCCGTGCAGCAGGGTTACGGTCCCGATGTGGCCGGAGCGCCACGCAGTGGCACCGATGGCCTCGGACTCTTCGCCTCAGCGATCCGGAGCCTGGTCAGCGCGTAG
- a CDS encoding phosphoribosylformylglycinamidine synthase subunit PurS: MGYIVVEVMPKQEILDPQGKAVAGALARQGHPFTDVRQGKRFTLAVDGPVTEAHLAAARAAAETTLSNPIIEDVVGIHAVEEDLPADSGAAISAEVTA; encoded by the coding sequence GTGGGTTACATCGTCGTCGAGGTCATGCCCAAGCAGGAGATCCTCGATCCCCAAGGCAAGGCCGTGGCCGGAGCGCTGGCGCGCCAAGGCCACCCCTTCACCGATGTGCGGCAGGGCAAGCGCTTCACACTCGCCGTGGACGGTCCTGTTACCGAGGCGCACCTGGCCGCTGCACGCGCCGCTGCGGAGACCACGCTCTCGAACCCGATCATTGAGGACGTCGTGGGCATCCACGCCGTCGAGGAGGACCTCCCGGCCGACTCCGGCGCTGCGATCTCCGCCGAGGTGACTGCGTGA
- the gndA gene encoding NADP-dependent phosphogluconate dehydrogenase, which produces MSQLADVGVTGLAVMGLNLARNLARHGHKVAVHNRTYTRTEKFLADHGEEGTFVASESLEDFVASLERPRVAIVMVKAGMGTDAVIDALAELMEPGDIIVDTGNAHFPDTIRREHALRERGIHFVGCGVSGGEEGALNGPSIMPGGTVESYERLGPMLESISAHVDGVPCCTHVGPDGAGHFVKMVHNGIEYADMQLIAEAYDLLRKGLGATPAEIGEIFAEWNTGDLESYLIEITADVLAHTDPETGQAFVDIVQDQAEQKGTGRWTVQNGLDLGVPITGIAEATFARSLSGSLPQREAGRRALPAKTAAWEVTDREGFIDDVRRALYASKVVAYSQGFDQIAAASVEYDWNIDRGAMARIWRGGCIIRARFLDRITEAYEREPDLALLLADPYFTDAVSDGLEAWRRVVAGAAQNGVPTPAFSSSLAYYDGVRSERLPAALIQAQRDFFGAHTYRRTDREGSFHTLWSGDRSEIAG; this is translated from the coding sequence ATGAGCCAGCTCGCCGACGTAGGCGTGACCGGATTGGCTGTGATGGGCCTGAACCTGGCCCGCAACCTTGCTCGGCACGGGCACAAGGTGGCGGTGCACAACCGCACCTACACGCGCACCGAGAAGTTCCTCGCCGACCACGGCGAGGAGGGGACCTTCGTCGCCTCGGAATCGCTCGAGGACTTCGTGGCCTCGCTCGAGCGCCCGCGGGTGGCGATCGTGATGGTCAAGGCCGGCATGGGCACCGACGCCGTCATCGACGCGCTCGCCGAACTCATGGAACCGGGCGACATCATCGTCGACACGGGTAACGCGCACTTCCCGGACACCATCCGCCGCGAGCACGCGCTGCGCGAACGGGGGATCCACTTCGTGGGCTGCGGCGTCTCCGGTGGCGAGGAAGGGGCACTCAACGGCCCCTCGATCATGCCCGGCGGCACGGTCGAGTCCTACGAGCGCCTCGGGCCGATGCTCGAGTCGATCTCCGCCCACGTCGACGGCGTGCCCTGCTGCACCCACGTGGGCCCGGACGGTGCGGGGCACTTCGTCAAGATGGTGCACAACGGCATCGAATACGCGGACATGCAGCTGATCGCCGAGGCTTACGACCTGTTGCGCAAGGGGCTGGGCGCCACCCCGGCAGAGATCGGGGAGATCTTCGCCGAGTGGAACACCGGTGACCTGGAGTCCTACCTGATCGAGATCACCGCCGATGTGCTCGCGCACACCGACCCCGAGACCGGCCAGGCCTTCGTCGACATCGTGCAGGACCAGGCCGAGCAGAAGGGCACCGGCCGCTGGACCGTGCAGAACGGCCTCGACCTCGGCGTGCCCATCACCGGGATCGCCGAGGCCACCTTCGCACGATCGCTCTCCGGATCGCTCCCGCAGCGCGAGGCCGGCCGCCGGGCACTCCCCGCCAAGACCGCCGCGTGGGAGGTCACCGACCGCGAGGGCTTCATCGACGACGTCCGCCGCGCGCTCTACGCCTCGAAGGTCGTGGCCTACTCCCAGGGCTTCGACCAGATCGCGGCCGCCTCGGTCGAGTACGACTGGAACATCGATCGCGGTGCCATGGCGCGGATCTGGCGGGGCGGCTGCATCATCCGCGCCCGCTTCCTGGACCGGATCACCGAGGCCTACGAGCGCGAGCCCGATCTTGCTCTGCTGCTCGCGGACCCGTACTTCACCGACGCGGTCTCCGACGGCCTGGAGGCCTGGCGTCGCGTGGTGGCCGGCGCCGCCCAGAACGGGGTGCCCACCCCGGCCTTCTCCTCCTCGCTCGCCTACTACGACGGCGTGCGCTCCGAGCGTTTGCCGGCGGCCCTGATCCAGGCCCAGCGGGACTTCTTCGGCGCCCACACCTACCGGCGCACCGACCGCGAGGGCTCCTTCCACACGCTGTGGTCCGGGGACCGCAGCGAGATCGCCGGCTGA
- a CDS encoding phosphoribosylaminoimidazolesuccinocarboxamide synthase, producing the protein MGSGQQMKPVLPGWRHVYSGKVRDLYVPDRDGGQEAQAGEAAGSTDDVVLVVASDRISAYDHILSTPIPDKGRILTALSLWWFEQLADVVANHVVSTEVPSAVAGRAMICHRLDMLPIECVARGYLSGSGWEEYRRTQAVTGIHLPAGLRESDQLPEPIFTPATKAEIGEHDENIDLDQAKRIVGPEQAEAARDLTLTVYSRAAALAGQAGIILADTKFEFGVLPQGAAGGRGSAGEQSPGSAGLILGDEVLTPDSSRFWPAEDWEPGRPQASYDKQFVRDWLTSPDANWDRAADAPPPPLPAEIVERTRDRYVQAFERLTGEQFA; encoded by the coding sequence ATGGGATCCGGTCAGCAGATGAAGCCGGTGCTGCCCGGCTGGCGGCACGTGTACTCCGGCAAGGTACGTGACCTCTATGTGCCCGATCGTGATGGAGGCCAGGAGGCGCAGGCGGGGGAAGCCGCCGGCTCCACCGACGACGTCGTGCTGGTGGTGGCTTCGGACCGCATCAGCGCCTACGACCACATCCTGAGCACGCCCATCCCGGACAAGGGCCGCATCCTCACCGCACTCTCCCTGTGGTGGTTCGAGCAGCTTGCCGACGTCGTCGCCAACCATGTGGTCTCCACCGAGGTGCCCAGCGCCGTGGCGGGGCGGGCCATGATCTGCCACCGGCTCGACATGCTGCCCATCGAGTGCGTGGCGCGCGGTTACCTCTCCGGTTCGGGGTGGGAGGAGTACCGCCGTACTCAGGCCGTCACCGGCATCCACCTGCCGGCCGGTCTGCGGGAGAGCGACCAGCTTCCGGAACCGATCTTCACCCCGGCCACCAAGGCCGAGATCGGCGAGCATGACGAGAACATCGACCTCGACCAAGCCAAGCGGATCGTGGGGCCCGAGCAGGCGGAGGCCGCACGCGACCTCACTCTGACGGTCTACTCGCGCGCCGCCGCACTGGCCGGTCAGGCCGGCATCATTCTGGCCGACACCAAGTTCGAGTTCGGCGTGCTGCCGCAGGGGGCGGCCGGTGGTCGGGGGAGCGCGGGCGAACAGTCTCCGGGCAGTGCGGGGCTGATCCTGGGAGATGAGGTCCTCACCCCCGACTCCTCACGCTTCTGGCCGGCCGAGGACTGGGAGCCGGGCCGGCCTCAGGCAAGCTACGACAAGCAGTTCGTGCGCGACTGGCTCACCTCGCCCGACGCGAACTGGGACCGCGCCGCGGACGCCCCGCCGCCACCCTTGCCCGCCGAGATCGTCGAGCGCACCCGGGATCGCTACGTGCAGGCCTTCGAACGGCTGACGGGCGAGCAATTCGCCTAG
- a CDS encoding 3-oxoacyl-ACP reductase — MSDKYLDLTRSGPLAVVAKKLGLPRPAKLRRTDPRSVDTPLVPGPVLVLADEGSTAEATTIAEGLLDWDLDVRRDSRLPEHERWGAVILVLTGLSHPAELSAPALELGSTLRQLASSARVITLSRSAPAPAPSPDGVAPALAAARHGVDGFVRTTAKEMRSGTTANGLVLAEGVEVTAPSVRGGLRFLLSARSAFVDGQLIAVGSSAGSEPQDWVRPLGGAVAVVTGAARGIGAEVAAVLARDGARVIGVDVPAAGEALAVTMNRVGGIALQLDITAADAAERILELARSRYGHLDIVVHNAGILRDKTLARMTADRFDALLAVNIAAPLRMNDTFAGELGGGTAPRIISLASTSGIAGNRGQSNYAASKAGVIGMTRALAAPMAQRGGTANAVAPGFIETEMTASIPPVPRQVARWSSSLQQGGQPVDVAETVAFLASPQAGGINGQTVRVCGQLMVGQ; from the coding sequence GTGAGCGACAAGTACCTGGACCTGACCCGCTCCGGCCCACTGGCCGTCGTCGCCAAGAAGCTCGGACTACCGCGGCCGGCGAAGCTGCGCCGCACCGATCCACGATCCGTGGACACCCCGCTGGTGCCCGGACCGGTGCTCGTGCTCGCCGACGAGGGATCGACGGCGGAGGCGACCACGATCGCCGAGGGGCTGCTCGACTGGGATCTTGACGTCCGCCGCGACTCGCGCCTGCCGGAGCACGAACGCTGGGGCGCGGTGATCCTGGTGCTCACCGGCCTCAGCCACCCTGCGGAGCTGTCCGCCCCGGCCCTGGAGCTGGGCTCAACCCTGCGACAGCTCGCCTCCAGTGCGCGGGTCATCACGCTCTCGCGCAGCGCACCGGCACCGGCTCCGTCCCCCGACGGCGTAGCACCGGCGCTGGCGGCCGCACGTCACGGCGTCGACGGCTTCGTGCGGACCACCGCCAAGGAGATGCGCTCTGGGACCACCGCGAACGGGCTGGTCCTGGCCGAGGGCGTGGAGGTGACCGCGCCGAGCGTGCGCGGGGGCCTACGTTTCCTGCTGTCCGCGCGCTCCGCCTTCGTGGACGGCCAGCTCATCGCGGTGGGGTCCTCCGCGGGCAGTGAGCCGCAGGACTGGGTTCGTCCGCTCGGCGGGGCGGTGGCTGTGGTCACCGGAGCCGCTCGCGGCATCGGCGCCGAGGTCGCGGCCGTGCTGGCGCGCGATGGTGCCCGGGTGATCGGAGTGGACGTGCCGGCCGCCGGTGAAGCGCTGGCGGTCACCATGAACCGGGTGGGCGGCATCGCACTGCAGCTCGACATCACCGCCGCGGACGCCGCTGAACGCATCCTCGAGCTCGCTCGCTCCCGCTACGGCCACCTCGACATCGTGGTGCACAACGCGGGGATCCTGCGGGACAAGACCCTGGCCCGGATGACCGCCGATCGCTTCGACGCGCTGCTGGCGGTCAACATCGCCGCACCCCTGCGCATGAACGACACCTTCGCCGGTGAGCTCGGCGGTGGGACGGCCCCGCGGATCATCTCCCTGGCCTCGACCTCGGGCATCGCCGGCAATCGCGGGCAGAGCAACTACGCCGCCTCGAAGGCGGGGGTGATCGGCATGACCCGCGCCCTGGCCGCGCCGATGGCGCAGCGCGGTGGCACCGCCAATGCGGTGGCCCCGGGGTTCATCGAGACCGAGATGACGGCGTCCATCCCGCCGGTGCCCCGCCAGGTGGCGCGGTGGAGTTCCTCGTTGCAGCAGGGCGGCCAACCGGTGGATGTGGCGGAGACGGTCGCCTTCTTGGCCTCACCGCAGGCCGGCGGGATCAACGGCCAGACCGTGCGGGTGTGCGGCCAGCTGATGGTGGGGCAGTAA